The following DNA comes from Diadema setosum chromosome 20, eeDiaSeto1, whole genome shotgun sequence.
AATCCTCACTTGAGCAGTCGGGCACGCGAGAGTGGGGATACCACACACCAGACATGCCACAGATGAAGAGCTTCTGCGGGGCAAGGCTGGATCTCATCCGGGGTATGTCGTAGGCACTGTTACACGTCATCGTGCAGTAGCGACCGTAGGCAAAACCATCATCACAGGCCAGCGCTCCGTTGGCTGGAACGTTGAGTTCGTGGCATGGGACagctgggggagggggaattaaTTTAATTATCCATTTTTAATAGTCATTTGTGTAAGATATTAATCCACATAAAACAGAGACAATACATGTGTTTACGAGGGTGCTCCTCATATTACAAGCAAGGCCTCACAAGATTGCCAAAACATAAAAATCCGTATTTGCTGCAAAAAAaacgataaaaacaaacaaagaattatgatcacaaatgaataaaagatgCAGCGATTCCTTCACATGCTATCTCATTATGTTTTTGCTTAGAGTTGGCATATGCACTGAATTGATGCCTGGATTTTTTTACTCAGTGTTATGTAAGAGAAACTACCTAGGACATAAACAGCAATATAATATTCAATGActtaatgaataataatgataataattcacAATATTTATATAGTGCATTATCACATGAAATGTCTCTAAGCATAGAGTGAGTGCACTGTATGtgttgtttaaagggaaagtatagttttggttgagacctaatttcaggtttctaaaattttttggtgagatactgagaaacctcttatgaaatatgaaagagcatgtcattctatgaagaattcaacgtttatttgatgaaaactggttttgaaatggctgagatatcctaaaaagagcgattctaataaagtgtgggacccacactttattacaatcgctttgttttactttatttttggatgtttcagtgatcccaaaccagattttcatcaaataaactttgaattcctcttaaaacggtatgctctgtactatacacaatttcataagtgatttcttggtatcttgcaaaatgttgaaagcccaattctcatctccaccaatactgtaccatccctttttgAATTCCATTGGCAGGGGTAATAATAAGTTGTGAAGAACTCAATCAAGCACCATTATCATGTggtaacaaggaaaagtagaaattacgcggtgcgtaatatatgtccccgccggaagtagcattttgtagcaaatgtacaatacaggtcaaaaatcaaggtcaaaggtcaaataagtcaaaggtcaaaattctgtgtagaagttctgaagccctcacctgGTGCCACCACATacagcaaacggaattgaaatcgggttagaaatggcgaaggagtagcatattgtagcaaaatgtacaatacaggtaaaaaatcaaggtcaaaggtcaaagaagtcaaaggtcaaaattctgtgtagaagttttgaagccctcacctaatgccatcacataaagcaaacggaatcgaaatcgggttagaaatggcgaaggagtagcattttgtagcaaaatgtacaatacaggtcaaaaatcaaggtcaaaggtcaaagaagtcaaaggtcaaaattctatgtagaagttttgaagccctcacctagtgccatcacataaagcaaacggattcgaaatcgggttagaaatggcgaaggagtagcattttgtagcaaaatgtacaatacaggtgcaaaatgtacaatacaggtcaaaaatcaaggtcaaaggtcaaagaagtcaaaggtcaaaattctgtgtagaagttttgaagccctcacctagtgccatcacacaaagcaaacagaattgaaatcgggttagaaatggcgaaggagtagcattttgtagcaaaatgtacaatacaggtcaaaaatcaaggtcaaaggtcaaagaagtcaaaggtcaaaattctgtgtagaagttttgaagccctcacctagtgccatcatataaagcaaacggaatcgaaatcgggttagaaatggcgaaggagtagtattttgtagcaaaatgtacaatataggtcaaaggtcaaggtcaaaggtcacgactgaaattctgtgtagaagtttcaaagctcccatgtagtgctatcatataaagcaaacagaatcaaaattggctcataaatgacagagaagtagcaaattgaagattttgatcacacacggacgcacacacggacacacggacggacggacggacggacggacggacacacggacggacacacggacacacacacgtacggagcccgtttcatagtcccctggcGGGGACAAAAAGGTACTATGTAAATAGTAGCTGTCTTTGTTTGAACTTCACTAAGAATGTATAGAGCACCAGTATGAATTtagttttttttaaaatcttatgaATTCATCATCCGTACGTGTGATGGCAATAGTGATCCTGCATACGGCCTTCAGACCACTCTGTTTCTCCGAGGCCTGGTATAGGATGGTGTGTTTCCCCCATGGGAGCAGGGCGGGGTTCTTCGCCTGGTTGCAAGTCTCTATCATCTCTGTGCCGGGCAGTGGGGTAAAGATTGGCGGGTCCCACTGGACCTCCGTCAgcttggtggtggtggtgatgttcTGATCGGGAGGGCAGAACTCAACCCTGGGTGGAACCTCGTCTGAAaaatgaggaggaagaggagagatcTGAAGAGCTTAAACTTGGCCCTCGCACCCACAAAGTTACAATAGTGCTTTTTTCCATTTGTGCCCCCGCCCTTCTTGGAGCAACCTCCCTACTCATATATTCAGTCTTTTACCTCCATTGGCATTTTCAGAAAGAAACTCAAAATCCActagtttaaaaaacaaaacatgtgatTACGTAATTGCGGATTACATATACCTgtagcagagactccaaccccaagcaccttctgatctggagattctcccgcctgaaacccctagcaaacgggagactccaacatTCGCGCACATCACAAACGCAAAGTCCCTTGCCGTCTAGGGTTCTAAATGCTCTCTTGcactatctaaggcttatttttcaacatacaatgaaattaagtaagaaatcatttcaagcgggagaaattaaatctctagcgggagaacgggagattcacctgcaaaaatgggcttttcgacgggagatctcccgtcgaaagcgggagactTGGAGTCTCTGCTGTAAGccatttatgtgtttgtttctcttttgttaacctgttgaggacgaatcccgagtatacttggacaggtgtctacgggaaatgcgtgttgtatcaaaatcagtccgctctcaatgggttaattgtAAAGCACctagaaacaattttgttgTAAGTGCTATGTAAGTGCCTGACTGTAGTCTATGACTTCCAGGGAAATATGATGCAACTAATGAGCAACTCACTGATGAGTTTAACCTGGAAGACGCAGGAGGCGCTGTTGTTAGAGGCATCTCGAAAAGAGACCGTACACCTGGTGTCAGAGGTGAAGTTGTACGGGGACCGGAGGTCAGGGGGCAATGTCCAGACCTGAAGGTCCCTATCGATGTTATCAATGGCTGTTGGGAAGTCAAAGGTCACCTCTGCCCCCCAGAACTCGGTGCGCGTGACCACGATCTCCTGGGAGGGGCAGCTTGTAATGACAGGGGCACGCAAATCTAGAAAGTAGGGACGGAATTGACATGTGAAAGAGTTATTGATGCTAGATTCTGATTCCGGTCATCGTGAGAATGCTCTGGTCAAAAACATCTCATGGAAATCGATAAAAAGCACATAGAGGAAAGGAATAAATAATATAAGTAGGTATACAGTAAGCTTATAAAGTTTGCTGACTTCAAGATATCTTATAACACAAAGTTAAGCTACATGTAGCTCAGTGTGAGTCTCACCAACATCTCTCTCACGCAAACTATGAATGCAGGGGCaggtccaggaattccataaaggcgAGGCACCTTTGTACAAAATCGAAGGGGGGCacatgcgccccctcccccattgttttctttttatatcttttgttttaacaaaaaataaagaggggtaCGTGCCCATATTGCACCCCCTCTAAATCCGCCACTGAAATGGAGAGACTGAAAACTAAACGAGGGGAACTCACCTGAGCACAGCAAAGAATCCGGCTCAACTCCACCCTCCCACATCCCACTCTGAAGGCAGGTGAGAGACCCAGTATCAGGGGAGAGGGTAAGGTCGTTGTCACAGTGCACTGTGCAGACGGTGCCCGCGTGAACCTTGTCAGCTGTCGTGCATTCTTCCGGTGAGACCACCACACTGGGGTGAATTACCAGGGGGTTACAGCCTATGACTATTGGCAaaacaaaggtcaaagatcatagtttaaaagatatcttttttatttaaactATTGTGGCAGATATTGGGCTATGTGAAACTATCAAAAAAACTtaatcacataatttttttgcttgttatatgtaCTATTATCTTATGTCTTAATCCTACAGTAGGTAGTGTAGGGGTAAAACTGTTAAGGTATTTGAAGTTTTTTCACGTTTGCTAGTAATTTTCTGTCGTATTACAGACCAGATACATTTACTGTAGGAAGGACTGTGCTGTCAAAGTTCTTCCACCATTGTGGCAATTATATAGAGAGGCATTTGAAGTAATTGCTCAATTGTATTGACCATCcatgaaatcatcaaaatttatCTTGATACATGGCCATGAGCAAAAGGATACTTGCACAAAAACTTCCGCTTTTACATTAAATAGTGTACATATTTACCTTCACAGTGTGGTTCCTCTTGCACCTCCCAGTGCATGTGTGTTCCGTCAAACTCACAGCTGGCTTCGGAAGAGCCCACCAGGGAATATCCCACCAGGCAGGTCACATGACAGACGGAGCCAAAGGAGGTGTCACATGACCCAGCCAGGGTACCAAACATGGGCGGCTGCAGCTCTGGACACCTGCGCACTACATTTGAGACAgaaacttttgttgttgttttcttttaaagttttttgTCTTTCCAGATACATGTTGAAATAACTTTTATTTGAATTTGACTGCTCACTCAAAGTCAagccaaaacaaaatcataagcTGCATGCAAATGATGGAGGCCAGTATAAAATTATCTGAAATTTGATGGAGAATGAAACGCAAAGTATGCTTGTtgatttagtgaatgcagcaatactatTAAATCTCATTAGTTGAAGCATTGAAGCTAGGtgatccattcaaaagttatgagttatTGCACTCATTGCTGGATGACAAAACTAGTACAGTTTgtgacacacatacatacacgcatgcagaacgatataaaaaaaataaaagcaaattcaacatattttcattttcctagCATTATATGATTGAGctcttgacttacctctttcagaaagaagaatatgaatgctacccttaacatatgtcagtaaaaaGTCAAGGGAAGTACTACATTGCATACAAAAACAACTTGTTTATGGAATAGTTTACTATATTGTAAGATCATACTGCAATGTTTTTAaccttttcttgttttttttttttatccagtgTAAATGGGCCCTGAAATTGGCACAAATAGTCTCACCTCGAACGATGACATCAAATTGGCAGTTGGCTCTATTCTCTGCATCATCCTCAGCTGTACAGGTCACTTCATTTCTACCAGAGGTCATGACCCCTGGCTGTCGGTCACAGGTCACGGCAGGGCGTATGCCACTATTGTCTGATGCCTCAAGTTGCCACTGGACATTGGTCTGGTTGGAACTTCTATCTGCATACACCACAATGTCTCCTGGGCATTCACTAAAGGTCGGGGGTTCCACATCTGGTGGGAAATTATGAAATAGATAATATTGAAACAATGACATTGATCAAAAGGCATACTGAACAGACAGAAATAATGTAGATAAAATCTTACCAAACACCCGCAGGCTAAAACATATGTCTGCAAGCACAACACAAACTAATGACAAGTTGTAAAATGTTTGTAAATCACTGCAGCTCATATAGGTGACTATAGTGGTGTTAGCTTTTTGGATAGTGTATCATTCAAGGCTGAGGGGATCATAGGAAATATGAGGTAGAATgaacaagagagaaagaaatagagggatgagagagaccgagagacatacacacagaacagaggtactatatttttttttttcaataattgtACCCAAAAGGAGAATATGCACAATTCCacatattcaaagaaaataaGCACTGCCACAATCAAGATAAGAAAATCTAATAATGTATCACTATCAATTTAAACATGGGGATTCTCTTAAAATACAAATGATGAAAGTTACAAATAGTAGAGTTGCTTATggtatgatatgtttgtcacCATCAAGAAAGATATGGTGCTGATTGAAGATGGGTTATGAAAGTGAAAAGGAATTGTAGAGGATAACACTTTCATAGACAACAGAAAAACTGAAACATAAACTGATGTGCAATTCTTGATAATGACAacctcctacccccccccccgaaaaaaaaccacaaaaaacaaacaaacacccctCCCATTTGTAGAAGCAAAAAGCAAGTTTACCAAGTTAATCATGCATGAGAGATTGATGATAAACTACTGCATGTATATAGAAGGTACAGTGTACAAGAAATTATTACTCAAAACCTGCCTTCTTTATATTTCAGCAGCAAAATGTTCTAAATTAATTTTTGATGAACAATTCTCACCAGAGACCAAATTAAATTCCCTATTGACATACCCCAAACATAAGAAATATTACTGGCCATGTATCTTGTGCAGTAAACAAAGCAACaccagtaggccctatatacacTTGAGGGAGAAAGCCAAGGGCATATCTCCTTGAGAAAACTTACCCTTGGTAGCTTTagtgtgcatgcatgtacacaGAGCTCTGAATTTTTTAGAATGACTCTTCCCTTTAATCATATAACCCCTCCTGACTGGACACAAAGGTCACAGATCTGTGAGGGAGGGGTACAATGCTTGTGATACACAGCTCTACGTGAATGCTATCCAATTTGCAAATACACAACATCTGtactgtatacatacacacacacacacacacacacacacacacatacacacacacagggttTCGCAGGTTTTCTTCATCTTCCTAACACTACCACACTGCGATCTGTGTGTGGGCACTgaactgtgtatgtgtgtattacccAGTGATAACACAGAGGGATGCTGATTGGCTAATTCAGTGCTGCCATCTGGCCTATCAGTGCAGTGGAACACTCTGTACTGTGTACTGCTGCAGAGCAGAGGCCTGATACAAGTTATGCACACATACGTCAGGGAGGTGAGAACTCCCTGCCCAACTACAGCCTCCTGCCATTATGCACTCGCGTGACACACACGCAGAATAGACACAcacgccacacacacacaaatacacacacattcacatgcaCGGAATGAAGGAGGAAGCATGGGCCTTTGTGTGGAGGGATTCCTGTTCCCTACTGTATAGTATGCAAACTGGGTGCACCATCATAGGTCTGTTCGTGTTACACTAGGCACTGCACATCAATGCTCCTAACCTGCATACTATATTATACCTATATGTGTTCTTTATCAAGCTGCTTGGCTGTGCTTGTGCACCTATGATTTGCACAATACATTCATAAGTTTTACAGCCATGATATTCTCTTGATCTCTGGACAAGTTGGAACACACACATCTATGTAGTCTGCTATACCTGCACCTGTCATTGCTGCCGTTGGATCAAGCAACAAACTTCGTACATACAAGCCGATGACattcttgtacatgtactctCCATTTATTAAAGTTGTACAGCTGTGAGGACTGTCAACGCAACAACACCTGCCATACAACGCTACAGCCATCTTATGGGTAAATGCAactgctttgttttgtgttacCATTTGTTGAAAACGGTGATGAAACAGAAGAAGTCTATGCTGAGTATTTATGGGCTGCATTCATCTGTTTGAGCAGTAGATGACTTCAGAAGTTAAACTATTGCCATAGTCACTGCTGGTCAGGCTCTATTCTGCATGGATGTATGTTCCGTTACGGGATCAAAAAATGAGCCTTAATTAACTCAAGTTTGTCCAATCATGCAAGTTTTGTCAATACTAGATTGAACGGCGCAGAGACACTTAAAGTTCTACAATGGATTCTACTACATGTGATGTCGAGGAGAGCAAAAATGACTTACATGTAAGTTTGGTTTCATCGGATGGAACAGAAACAGAAATAGTGACTGCTCAAAATGTTGATGTGAATGGTCATGCAGATGAACACAATGATTGTAGTGAGACGGCCGATCCGTTGCCACCGGACAAATCTGCACTATGCCAAGCATTGAATTTGGGAGCAATTAGTGCAAGACCACTGGGAGCATTATCTGCAGTTGAAGAGGCTGATGATGAAATCCCCAAGACTAGTCAGAGTGAAAATACAATACTTTCTCAGTTGGGAAAAAGTAGCATGGGTTTGGTCACAGCTGCAAAAGATGCCTTTGTTGCACTTGCTGAATCAGACGATCTCCAACCCACATCCATGACCAAACTCTTATACCCTGGAATGACAACTGTGTCGGGAAAACGCATTCATCCCGGATCGCTGAGTCGACATCAGCTCTCGCTCGACATGAAAATTGAAGTCATCCGAATGCGGGACGAGCAGGGACTGAGCGCGAGGAAAATCACGGAGATTCTTAACCTCCAGGGTTACAAGTGTGGGAAAACCCAAGTGCAGAACATCCTGAAGGATAGAGAGACATGGATTGAGGAGTACGCCCAGAATTCGCCGCTGGATAGGAAGCGCAAGCTGAGGAGGACCCGCAACGAGGAAGTGAATGTTAGGGTCTATGAGTGGTTCAAGGAGGCTGGCAATAGGATGATTCCAGTCAATGGTCCCGCGCTGCAGCAGAAGGCCTTGGAAGTAGCCCAGGAGCTTGGCATTGAGGGCTTCAAGGGATCCAATGGATGGCTGGAGTCCTTCCGTAAGCGGCATGGCATTGTCTTCGCAAAGACACACTCGAGTTCAAATGAACAAATCAGCGACATGATATTAGCGGAGGGGATGGAACGTCCAAGCCAACCGCCCAAAGATGAGGTCGACCTGACCCGGTGGCAGTTTGTGGAGAAATACCGGCATCTGCAGAGAGTTGTTGCTTGCGGACTCTTGAATGACGGCAATGGATCAGCGGAGGAAGGTGAGCCTGGAGAGCGTTTCGCCACTCGGCAGGATGGTTCCTCAAGGAACCTGAAGGCCAAGAATGGGAATacagaggaagaggaggatgtGACAGGAGAGGAGAATATCAGTGAGGTGTCTGGAGACTTCTCTCAGATGGATCCCTGTGAGGATTCTGATACCATGGCCGATAAACTGAACTTGACGTCAATTGAAGACGTAGCGGCAGTAGTTCGGGAGATAAAGAGGTTCCTCGTCAGAAAGGACTATGATGACAATCTTTTGAACAGCTGTTTGGACTTGGAGGCAAAAGTTGAAAAGGAATGCGCTGCTAGAGAAAGAACAGATAAAAAGACAACAGTTCTTGACTACCTTAACCCTTTAGATACAAGGCCTGGTCTAAATCCAGAGCAACCCTAAAGCAAACTAGACATCAAAAAAGAGGCTCACACATCGATCAAAATTGATGATctgttcaagtttgttttattaatcAATAATGTAGAAATGAACAAGAAACAGAGtagaaaaaaatcttcattgaaATGTGACAAAGATAAAAATGTTGATATTCTAGGTTTCAGCTTTTTTCACAATTAAATGGTGATGTTGGGCAAAACCACAATCTAAGTCCAGAAGATTGAGTTAAAATGTAATCGCCTCAAAAACCTCCCATTGACCTGCGCACAAAATCTACCTAGAAttacaatttgaaatgaatcaaaaagaaaagaaaatgcatcctGTCCACATAATTTTGTGCTGTGTTGTCTAGTTCAGCAAAAGGACTGTCAGGGAGGGAACCTGTATTTAACGTCTATAAAATGAtttcaaccaaaaaacacaGGCTCTGCATTATTTGGCATCTTACAACATTGAATCATTGAGTGCTATAATAGATGAGATTGCAAATGAAACTTGAAGctttataaaatgaaaatttctgTTTGGGTCAGATTTGTAGTAAtttcttctccatttttttttcttcaaaactatGATAAAATCAACTGAAACATGCATTGGAATTGATACTTTCATGTGTGGCAGGGCCTAGTGTTTGTGGTACATACATGGATCTACCGACTGTTATGACAGACTAATGAGCCATGACTGAATACATACTGAAGTCATTACAAGTACATAATGTATCTCAAAGAGAGAAGTAAAGAGCAAGACCAGCAAAAAGTGATTTCAGAAGCTGTAGAATGTCTATCACAGTGAAATGCTACTCCATGAATCAAGTTGAATTCAATGCACAGGGTAATATAAACCAAGCTGGGTCATATCCAAATCAGATGCAAGAATGTCTAGTAATTCTGGGactacctccgccaaggaaagAGGTTACGTTTTCATCAGTGctcattgatttgtttgtttgttagttctaagtttgtttctttgtttgtctgtgtgcaaaataactcaaaaagctgTGAACAGATATGAATGAAACTTGGGCAGGAAAATTTTATGAGAcgacaaggaacagatgattaaattttggtagtgatctggaattttttatggatttttgaaggatttgtTAAATCTTTTGGCAGATACActgtagggtcaatgaacttgggaattcaagctgtgcgtatttgaggtttcCATACGCACACTAAAGCCTGGTCTCTACTCGGCAAGGCACAGTGCAGCTTGAAGCTgaggacattaaaaaaaaaaaaggctcttaCAAACTGTATAGTATTGGGAAACTGGGCAATTTTCGgcatgcatgcatatgtatgattggaaatcactgatttctatggaagaacaagatcaagAGACCTGTGGAAATtggctgcttggcggaggtatGTGTGCTCAGAGTGCTTTCCTACAGGGTGTAGTTTCTAATCTTTTGATGATTGCATGCACTTATTTGATACAAATGAGATGCAATGGCATGCCCAAACATGCATGTCTCCCATAGACAATGTTCACctagctgtaaaatgcagcacATACAAACTGTCCATGTAATTTGTAAGTGTACGTGGCAAGAAATTATTGTAGACTTGTTGTAACCCAGAAATGATGAGTTCAATCAGCAATTTACAGCAGTTGTTGAATTACTGCAATTGTACATTCTCACTGCTCAATTGAAAATGAGTGTAATGAGACGATGATATCATAATCTCATCTTATTTACCACGGTAGATGACACTGTGACTTATGActttaaagggaatggctagtaactgatcagtgggaatcagtgggaatgctgggggatgattgttccaatccttgtgggattcattcaagagtacattatatatctattgttatatgaaaattatttacttcagaatggtctcatattcaagtaatgtgcagtttaatgttttcaggttagcatgcctgtacagtgaagGGGCGATTGTTAGTACGGCCCCGTAAACGATCGCCCTGTCACTGtccaggcatgctaacctagaaacattaaactgcacattacttggatatgagaccattctgaagcaaataattttcatataacaatagatatataatgcactcttgaatgaatcccacaaggattggaacaatcatccctaagcattcccactgatcagttactagccatcccctttaaaatttTGACTAAGTATGAAAACTGCAATTTCACACGTTGACTCTTCCTCAATTTTTGCCTGTTACATGGTGTTTGATTCACTTTCGGCTCTGTTTAATTATAATTCCAAGGAAGAGTGGAGTTTCCCTTATAAAAATGCAAGTACTTTTTCATATGTTCATTCTATTAAAACTAACAATACTAAAGAgatgtgtatttatatgtacACTCCACTTGTGTTCTTCTAGTGTTAAAAACTCTGGATATATGACAAAGCATACATTGTAGTATCAACAGCCAAAGTGTGTACTGTATCTGCCATATTCATCGAGTctaattttttctcttttttgtgaaTCAGGACTTTTTTGGAGTGCAGTAACTTACAGATAAATGCAATATGCAGTTACAATATCATTTACTCATTTGTGAAAGGTACCCAACACGTAAAATTGGTgttgaaatgaaacatttagTGTATTAGCATAGTGAGATTTGTTTACAGACTTCTTGGTAGTGACAGCCTGATTGTCAAAAGTTTTGTGTGTTACGAAATTCCAacaatttctgaaattttgacatCACAGTATTGTATTAAGCAGATCTCTGTCTTTAAAGGAGGTGTCATAATATTAAGCATTTTGGAGATTTCAGAAAATGGCACACTTCAAACATGGCAATCCTTACCCCAATAGTCATGAAGtgagcagtattttttttttccattgtaaCATGTTAGTAATTATGAAGATGATATATTTTTAAGTGAATGCTTCCAATGGGAActacttgaaaagaaaaaaaaaatgaaactgaccCCAATCTTGCCTTGTATGTggtgaaacaagaaaaaaaaaagtttttttttttcattgaatcaaAGTTTGATTTCAGCATGCATGACTTTGCCTTGAAATTTTTTGACActcacatgtacattgtaagcaACGTTGTTTCGATTATGATGATGTGTCttgcaaaattacatttttgtagACCAACTTTACCAAGTTTGAAATTTATCATTATGTGTTTTTGTGGGTGTGAAACATTGCCTATTAAAGGGGTAATCCATTCTAAATATAtatagtctgataagaaagagtaaaatattacgagttcaacagcataattttgatcaaaattggatgaaaaataaggaagttggatgacattttgaagtttctctattttggggggaaacagttcttgaacagtcaatatgaatatgcgaatggaaaagtgagcatgtcatcccctcacaacttaccatgatatagtttgtacatagaattatgaaatttcctgtttttcattcaaatgcatgcCCAAGGCTCATATCcttgtatatctaactgattgCTAATCTGAAagtattcaaccaggaataacatcatgtttcagacttcaatgacagaaacatttaattttcatcatttttttgtacacgatcaatggaaaattgtgagggtatgacatggttagctctctcatttgcatattcatatccactgtacaagaactgttttgcagaaatcagcaaaacttcaaaatgtcataacttccttatttttcatccgattttcagtcaaatttttatgattgaactcgtaagattttactctttttcatCACATCAACCATATATCACTGCAAAAATCTCTCTTTTTGGAGAACTGCTTATATAgcctttgtttatttttggtaGCTCCAGATATCTCCTCTTGTTTGAGGAAATT
Coding sequences within:
- the LOC140244089 gene encoding uncharacterized protein; the encoded protein is MDSTTCDVEESKNDLHVSLVSSDGTETEIVTAQNVDVNGHADEHNDCSETADPLPPDKSALCQALNLGAISARPLGALSAVEEADDEIPKTSQSENTILSQLGKSSMGLVTAAKDAFVALAESDDLQPTSMTKLLYPGMTTVSGKRIHPGSLSRHQLSLDMKIEVIRMRDEQGLSARKITEILNLQGYKCGKTQVQNILKDRETWIEEYAQNSPLDRKRKLRRTRNEEVNVRVYEWFKEAGNRMIPVNGPALQQKALEVAQELGIEGFKGSNGWLESFRKRHGIVFAKTHSSSNEQISDMILAEGMERPSQPPKDEVDLTRWQFVEKYRHLQRVVACGLLNDGNGSAEEGEPGERFATRQDGSSRNLKAKNGNTEEEEDVTGEENISEVSGDFSQMDPCEDSDTMADKLNLTSIEDVAAVVREIKRFLVRKDYDDNLLNSCLDLEAKVEKECAARERTDKKTTVLDYLNPLDTRPGLNPEQP